A genomic stretch from Juglans microcarpa x Juglans regia isolate MS1-56 chromosome 3S, Jm3101_v1.0, whole genome shotgun sequence includes:
- the LOC121258478 gene encoding probable thimet oligopeptidase — protein MTESQGTGDKMATEHKRDRRNVLAFTGAAALLALAVNLAISAFNSHKKKTKKNKDLPGSNVCVNLSASEIRRLADRIIANSKSVHDRVASVPLDKVTYKNVVSPLAELEARHFPLMQSCLFAKLVSTSDDVRKASAEAERRIDGHVLMCSKREDVYRVIKAIAARGEWMNAEAKHYIQSLVRDFERNGLSITVTKREEMHRLRAQIDELSLQYIKNLNDDSTFLLFSEAELAGLPPDFLKGLDTAENGKFKVILKSNYVAAVLELCQVGTTRKMVAVAYGKRCGEVNLAILENLVKLRHKYARLLGYSNYADYAVDLRMAKTPSKVFDFLEDISVNLTNLANKELNMMKDLKKKEEGDIPFGIEDLLYYAKRVEEQKFDLDFGALKQYFPVNLVLSGVFKIFQDLFGLRFEEIADAEVWHDDVCVFSVFDLSSGELLGYFYLDLYKREEKYGNTCVVALQNGALSVDGARQVAVALLISQFEKDIGGHPGLLRFSEVVNLFHEFGHVVQHICNRATFARFSGLRVDPDFVEIPAQVLENLCYEGFALKLISGFHQDITKPIKDETCRSLKRWRHSFSALKLKQEILYCLFDQIIHSADNIDVVELFKHLHPKVMLGLPVLEGTNPASCFPRSVIGYEAACYSRIWSEVFAADIFASKFRGDPSNQYVGMQFRNKVLGPGGAKEPVEVLSDFLGREPSIQAFIESKAEYSV, from the exons aTGACTGAAAGTCAAGGAACAGGCGATAAAATGGCTACCGAGCATAAGAGAGACCGAAGAAACGTCCTTGCCTTTACCGGAGCAGCTGCTTTGCTCGCTCTTGCTGTCAACCTCGCTATCTCCGCCTTCAACTCCCACAAGAAGAAGACTAAGAAGAATAAAG ATCTTCCGGGCTCTAATGTTTGTGTCAATCTCTCGGCGTCGGAGATTCGCAGATTAGCTGACCGAATCATTGCGAACTCTAAATCAGTTCATGATAGAGTTGCTTCTGTTCCTCTCGACAAG GTCACGTACAAGAATGTTGTTTCCCCTCTGGCAGAATTAGAGGCACGACACTTCCCGCTGATGCAGTCTTGCTTGTTTGCGAAGTTGGTGTCCACTTCAGATGATGTGCGCAAAGCAAGTGCTGAAGCTGAGCGAAGAATAGATGGTCATGTTCTGATGTGCAG CAAGCGTGAAGATGTATACCGAGTCATCAAAGCCATTGCTGCAAGGGGGGAATGGATGAATGCTGAAGCTAAACACTACATTCAGAGCCTG GTTAGAGACTTTGAGCGGAATGGTTTGAGCATTACTGTGACAAAGAGAGAGGAAATGCATCGGTTGAGAGCTCAAATAGATGAGCTAAGCTtgcaatatataaaaaatctgaatGATGATAGTACTTTTCTTCTCTTCAGTGAGGCTGAGTTAGCTGGTTTACCTCCAGATTTCCTTAAG GGCTTAGACACAGCTGAAAATGGTAAATTCAAGGTCATCCTAAAAAGTAATTATGTTGCGGCAGTGCTTGAACTTTGCCAG GTAGGAACTACAAGGAAAATGGTAGCTGTGGCATATGGGAAGAGATGTGGAGAAGTCAATCTTGCCATCTTAGAAAACTTG GTCAAACTGCGCCATAAATATGCTCGCTTGCTTGGTTATTCAAACTATGCAGACTATGCCGTGGATCTTAGAATGGCTAAGACACCCTCAAAG GTATTTGATTTCCTAGAGGACATCTCAGTCAATTTAACCAACTTGGCTAATAAAGAACTTAATATGATGAAGGACTTAAAg AAGAAAGAGGAAGGTGATATTCCATTCGGAATTGAGGATCTATTATACTATGCAAAGAGGGTTGAAGAACAGAAGTTTGATCTTGACTTCGGAGCTCTTAAGCAATACTTTCCTGTCAATTTGGTTTTGTCTGGGgtcttcaaaatttttcaagacCTTTTTG GTTTAAGGTTTGAGGAAATTGCAGATGCTGAGGTTTGGCATGATgatgtttgtgttttttcagtttttgacTTGAGTTCTGGTGAACTCTTGGGTTATTTCTACCTAGATCTGTACAAGAG GGAAGAAAAGTATGGTAATACCTGCGTGGTGGCTCTTCAAAATGGTGCATTATCAGTAGATGGTGCACGGCAG GTAGCTGTGGCACTACTGATATCTCAATTTGAAAAGGACATTGGTGGTCACCCTGGGTTGTTGCGATTCTCAGAAGTGGTTAATCTTTTCCATGAATTTGGACATGTG GTCCAACATATTTGCAATCGTGCAACCTTTGCTAGATTTTCTGGGCTGCGTGTAGATCCTGACTTTGTGGAGATCCCTGCTCAGGTGCTAGAGAACTT GTGTTATGAGGGTTTTGCTCTGAAGTTGATATCTGGTTTCCATCAG GATATCACAAAGCCCATCAAGGATGAGACATGTAGATCACTTAAAAGATGGCGACATTCCTTTTCTGCACTTAAATTGAAGCAAGAAATTCTTTATT GTCTTTTTGATCAAATTATACATTCTGCTGACAATATTGATGTTGTTGAGTTATTCAAACATCTTCATCCGAAG GTGATGTTAGGTTTGCCGGTGTTGGAAGGAACCAATCCAGCTTCATGTTTTCCACGTAGTGTTATTGGTTATGAAGCTGCTTGTTACAGTCGTATTTGGAGTGAG GTTTTTGCAGCTGATATATTTGCCTCAAAGTTTCGCGGCGATCCCTCAAACCAGTATGTTGGCATGCAGTTCAGGAACAAG GTATTGGGCCCAGGAGGAGCAAAGGAACCTGTTGAAGTTCTGTCAGACTTTCTTGGAAGAGAACCATCAATTCAAGCTTTTATCGAGAGCAAAGCCGAATATAGTGTGTGA